In Parus major isolate Abel chromosome 1, Parus_major1.1, whole genome shotgun sequence, the following proteins share a genomic window:
- the PCDH8 gene encoding protocadherin-8 isoform X2 has translation MSALRLLAAACLLALSRCKTVRYRTDEEGAPGTVIGTLADEMPVKAPGEMSFRLMRQFSNSSLVRVREEDGQLSIGEAGLDRERLCGQAPQCVLAFDVVSCWRERYRLVHVELEVRDINDNAPRFPHAQMALEVSESAAPGTRLPLEVAVDEDVGSNSIQSFQVSLNSHFGVEAQTRADGARCADLVLLQELDRERQPSYTLELVAKDGGSPARSGTATVHVRVLDANDNSPTFAQSSVTVELPEDAPPGSLLLDLDAADPDEGPNGEVVYAFSSQVPPEARRLFRLDPRSGHLTLEAAVDYERTRTYELDVRAQDRGASPRAATCTVIVRLTDVNDNAPRISISALRGTPSAAGVAYVSEAAASESFVALVSATDRDSGANGQVRCSLRGHDHFALQRAYEDSYMIVTTAALDRERIPEYNLTVVAEDLGSPPFKTIRQYTVRVSDENDNAPLFAKPLYEVAVPENNPPGAYITTVVARDPDLGHNGKVTYRLLETQVMGAPISTYVSVDPATGAIYALRTFNYEILKQLDLRIQATDGGSPQLSSSTVVKVRMVDQNDNPPIIIHPVLTNGTVEIGVSSKTSRDSLVAQIKARDADDGANAELTFAFLEESQQDLFSINPSTGDIVLRGDLSEELGQLFKVILTVTDNGRPPLATTATVNFLVTATAPSSIQDIAKPSSWEGKALQWDIPLIVIIVLAGSCTLLLVAIITIATTCNRRKKGNNIKSNTALKDQIDISHLEKGHQEEGSQRGNMFEVRTFPSKTSFTSPEPSPAAEEISTTESGSDSTCLYEGQKRLRGQSGEGFAATPSYNKEPAPPVAIWKGHSFNTISGREAEKFSGKDSGKGDSDFNDSDSDISGDALKKDLITHMQNGLWACTAECKILGHSDRCWSPSCGRANPHPSPHPSAPLSTFCKSTSLPRDPLRRDNFYQAQLPKTVGLQSVYEKVLHRDFDRTITLLSPPRPARLPDLQEIGVPLFPAPSTRYLGSQTETTEKA, from the exons ATGAGCGCCCTGCGGCTGCTGGCCGCCGCCTGCCTGCTGGCCCTGTCCCGCTGCAAGACGGTGAGGTATCGCACCGACGAGGAGGGCGCGCCGGGCACGGTGATCGGTACTCTGGCCGACGAGATGCCGGTGAAGGCGCCGGGGGAGATGAGCTTTCGCCTGATGCGGCAGTTCAGCAACAGCTCGCTGGTGCGGGTGCGGGAGGAGGACGGGCAGCTGAGCATCGGTGAAGCGGGGCTGGACCGGGAGCGGCTGTGCGGCCAAGCCCCGCAGTGTGTCCTCGCCTTCGACGTGGTGAGCTGCTGGCGGGAGCGCTACCGCCTGGTGCACGTGGAACTGGAGGTGCGTGACATCAATGACAATGCACCGCGCTTCCCCCATGCCCAGATGGCGCTGGAGGTGTCGGAGAGTGCTGCACCCGGCACTCGTCTCCCGCTGGAGGTGGCTGTGGATGAGGACGTGGGCTCCAATTCCATCCAGAGCTTCCAGGTCTCCCTCAACAGCCACTTCGGTGTGGAGGCACAGACACGGGCAGATGGGGCACGCTGTGCCGacctggtgctgctccaggaacTGGACCGTGAGCGCCAGCCCTCCTACACCCTGGAGCTGGTGGCCAAGGATGGTGGAAGCCCAGCACGCTCAGGCACAGCCACCGTGCATGTCCGTGTCCTTGACGCCAATGACAATAGTCCAACCTTTGCCCAGAGCTCAGTCACTGTGGAGCTGCCCGAGGATGCACCGCCCGGCTCCCTGCTGCTCGATCTGGATGCTGCTGACCCTGATGAGGGCCCCAATGGTGAGGTGGTCTATGCCTTCAGCAGCCAGGTGCCCCCTGAGGCACGGCGGCTCTTCCGCCTCGACCCGCGCTCGGGCCACCTCACACTGGAGGCCGCCGTGGACTACGAGCGCACCCGCACCTACGAGCTGGACGTGCGCGCCCAGGACCGCGGTGCCAGCCCCCGCGCTGCCACCTGCACAGTCATCGTGCGCCTCACCGACGTCAACGACAACGCTCCGCGCATCAGCATCAGTGCCCTCCGTGGcactcccagtgctgctggcgTGGCCTATGTCAGCGAGGCGGCAGCCAGTGAGAGCTTCGTGGCCCTCGTCAGCGCCACAGACCGCGACTCGGGCGCCAACGGGCAGGTGCGCTGCAGCCTCCGTGGCCATGACCACTTTGCCCTGCAGCGAGCCTACGAGGACAGCTACATGATTGtcaccacagcagcactggaCCGCGAGCGCATCCCTGAGTACAACCTCACCGTGGTGGCTGAGGACCTGGGCTCGCCGCCCTTCAAGACCATCCGCCAGTACACAGTGCGGGTGAGCGATGAGAATGACAACGCACCACTCTTCGCCAAGCCCCTCTACGAGGTGGCTGTACCAGAGAACAACCCCCCAGGCGCCTATATCACCACAGTGGTGGCTCGTGACCCTGATCTCGGCCACAATGGTAAGGTCACCTACCGGCTTCTGGAGACACAGGTCATGGGGGCCCCCATCTCCACCTACGTCTCGGTGGACCCCGCCACTGGGGCTATCTATGCCCTCAGGACATTCAACTATGAGATCCTCAAGCAGTTGGACCTGAGGATCCAGGCCACTGATGGTGGCTCTCCgcagctctccagcagcaccgTTGTCAAAGTGAGAATGGTGGACCAGAATGACAACCCTCCCATCATCATCCACCCAGTGCTCACCAACGGGACTGTGGAAATCGGTGTGTCCAGCAAGACCTCCCGTGACTCCCTGGTGGCCCAAATCAAAGCTCGAGATGCAGATGATGGGGCCAATGCTGAGCTCACCTTTGCCTTCCTGGAAGAGTCCCAGCAGGACCTGTTCAGCATCAACCCAAGTACTGGGGACATTGTGCTGAGGGGTGACCTTTCTGAAGAGCTGGGACAACTATTCAAGGTCATCCTCACTGTGACAGACAATGGCAGACCTCCTCTGGCCACAACTGCAACAGTCAACTTCCTGGTGACCGCCACTGCTCCGTCCAGTATCCAAGACATAGCgaagcccagctcctgggaaggAAAGGCTTTGCAGTGGGACATCCCTCTGATTGTGATCATTGTCCTGGCAGGCAGCTGCACCCTCCTTCTAGTGGCTATAATCACCATAGCCACCACCTGCAACAGGCGCAAGAAGGGAAACAACATCAAAAGCAACACTGCCTTGAAGGACCAGATAGACATCTCCCACCTGGAGAAGGGCCATCAGGAGGAGGGCAGCCAGAGAGGGAACATGTTTGAGGTACGAACCTTTCCCAGCAAAACCTCTTTCACCAGCCCTGagccctctccagctgctgaagAGATCTCCACCACTGAGAGTGGCAGCGACAGCACTTGCCTCTACGAGGGTCAGAAGAGGCTGAGGGGACAGAGTGGGGAG GGTTTTGCTGCCACTCCAAGCTACAACAAAGAGCCTGCTCCCCCCGTGGCCATTTGGAAGGGACACTCCTTCAATACCATCTCCGGCCGGGAGGCAGAGAAGTTCAGTGGTAAAGACAGCGGCAAAGGCGACAGTGATTTTAATGACAGCGACTCAGATATCAGTGGAGATGCCCTGAAGAAAGATCTCATCACGCACATGCAGAATG GTCTGTGGGCATGCACAGCTGAATGCAAGATTTTGGGGCACTCCGACCGCTGCTGGAGCCCCTCCTGTGGCCGAGCCAACCCTCACCCCTCTCCACATCCTTCAGCACCCCTCTCCACCTTCTGCAAGAGCACATCCTTGCCCAGGGATCCCCTTCGCAGGGACAACTTTTATCAAGCCCAGCTGCCCAAAACAGTCGGGCTTCAGAGCGTCTATGAGAAGGTGCTGCACAGGGACTTTGATCGGACGATCACACTCCTCTCCCCGCCGCGCCCTGCACGGCTCCCTGACCTTCAAGAAATCGGGGTGCCCCTCTTCCCAGCCCCCTCGACTAGATACCTGGGCTCCCAGACTGAGACGACTGAGAAGGCATAG
- the PCDH8 gene encoding protocadherin-8 isoform X1 has translation MSALRLLAAACLLALSRCKTVRYRTDEEGAPGTVIGTLADEMPVKAPGEMSFRLMRQFSNSSLVRVREEDGQLSIGEAGLDRERLCGQAPQCVLAFDVVSCWRERYRLVHVELEVRDINDNAPRFPHAQMALEVSESAAPGTRLPLEVAVDEDVGSNSIQSFQVSLNSHFGVEAQTRADGARCADLVLLQELDRERQPSYTLELVAKDGGSPARSGTATVHVRVLDANDNSPTFAQSSVTVELPEDAPPGSLLLDLDAADPDEGPNGEVVYAFSSQVPPEARRLFRLDPRSGHLTLEAAVDYERTRTYELDVRAQDRGASPRAATCTVIVRLTDVNDNAPRISISALRGTPSAAGVAYVSEAAASESFVALVSATDRDSGANGQVRCSLRGHDHFALQRAYEDSYMIVTTAALDRERIPEYNLTVVAEDLGSPPFKTIRQYTVRVSDENDNAPLFAKPLYEVAVPENNPPGAYITTVVARDPDLGHNGKVTYRLLETQVMGAPISTYVSVDPATGAIYALRTFNYEILKQLDLRIQATDGGSPQLSSSTVVKVRMVDQNDNPPIIIHPVLTNGTVEIGVSSKTSRDSLVAQIKARDADDGANAELTFAFLEESQQDLFSINPSTGDIVLRGDLSEELGQLFKVILTVTDNGRPPLATTATVNFLVTATAPSSIQDIAKPSSWEGKALQWDIPLIVIIVLAGSCTLLLVAIITIATTCNRRKKGNNIKSNTALKDQIDISHLEKGHQEEGSQRGNMFEVRTFPSKTSFTSPEPSPAAEEISTTESGSDSTCLYEGQKRLRGQSGEQGFAATPSYNKEPAPPVAIWKGHSFNTISGREAEKFSGKDSGKGDSDFNDSDSDISGDALKKDLITHMQNGLWACTAECKILGHSDRCWSPSCGRANPHPSPHPSAPLSTFCKSTSLPRDPLRRDNFYQAQLPKTVGLQSVYEKVLHRDFDRTITLLSPPRPARLPDLQEIGVPLFPAPSTRYLGSQTETTEKA, from the exons ATGAGCGCCCTGCGGCTGCTGGCCGCCGCCTGCCTGCTGGCCCTGTCCCGCTGCAAGACGGTGAGGTATCGCACCGACGAGGAGGGCGCGCCGGGCACGGTGATCGGTACTCTGGCCGACGAGATGCCGGTGAAGGCGCCGGGGGAGATGAGCTTTCGCCTGATGCGGCAGTTCAGCAACAGCTCGCTGGTGCGGGTGCGGGAGGAGGACGGGCAGCTGAGCATCGGTGAAGCGGGGCTGGACCGGGAGCGGCTGTGCGGCCAAGCCCCGCAGTGTGTCCTCGCCTTCGACGTGGTGAGCTGCTGGCGGGAGCGCTACCGCCTGGTGCACGTGGAACTGGAGGTGCGTGACATCAATGACAATGCACCGCGCTTCCCCCATGCCCAGATGGCGCTGGAGGTGTCGGAGAGTGCTGCACCCGGCACTCGTCTCCCGCTGGAGGTGGCTGTGGATGAGGACGTGGGCTCCAATTCCATCCAGAGCTTCCAGGTCTCCCTCAACAGCCACTTCGGTGTGGAGGCACAGACACGGGCAGATGGGGCACGCTGTGCCGacctggtgctgctccaggaacTGGACCGTGAGCGCCAGCCCTCCTACACCCTGGAGCTGGTGGCCAAGGATGGTGGAAGCCCAGCACGCTCAGGCACAGCCACCGTGCATGTCCGTGTCCTTGACGCCAATGACAATAGTCCAACCTTTGCCCAGAGCTCAGTCACTGTGGAGCTGCCCGAGGATGCACCGCCCGGCTCCCTGCTGCTCGATCTGGATGCTGCTGACCCTGATGAGGGCCCCAATGGTGAGGTGGTCTATGCCTTCAGCAGCCAGGTGCCCCCTGAGGCACGGCGGCTCTTCCGCCTCGACCCGCGCTCGGGCCACCTCACACTGGAGGCCGCCGTGGACTACGAGCGCACCCGCACCTACGAGCTGGACGTGCGCGCCCAGGACCGCGGTGCCAGCCCCCGCGCTGCCACCTGCACAGTCATCGTGCGCCTCACCGACGTCAACGACAACGCTCCGCGCATCAGCATCAGTGCCCTCCGTGGcactcccagtgctgctggcgTGGCCTATGTCAGCGAGGCGGCAGCCAGTGAGAGCTTCGTGGCCCTCGTCAGCGCCACAGACCGCGACTCGGGCGCCAACGGGCAGGTGCGCTGCAGCCTCCGTGGCCATGACCACTTTGCCCTGCAGCGAGCCTACGAGGACAGCTACATGATTGtcaccacagcagcactggaCCGCGAGCGCATCCCTGAGTACAACCTCACCGTGGTGGCTGAGGACCTGGGCTCGCCGCCCTTCAAGACCATCCGCCAGTACACAGTGCGGGTGAGCGATGAGAATGACAACGCACCACTCTTCGCCAAGCCCCTCTACGAGGTGGCTGTACCAGAGAACAACCCCCCAGGCGCCTATATCACCACAGTGGTGGCTCGTGACCCTGATCTCGGCCACAATGGTAAGGTCACCTACCGGCTTCTGGAGACACAGGTCATGGGGGCCCCCATCTCCACCTACGTCTCGGTGGACCCCGCCACTGGGGCTATCTATGCCCTCAGGACATTCAACTATGAGATCCTCAAGCAGTTGGACCTGAGGATCCAGGCCACTGATGGTGGCTCTCCgcagctctccagcagcaccgTTGTCAAAGTGAGAATGGTGGACCAGAATGACAACCCTCCCATCATCATCCACCCAGTGCTCACCAACGGGACTGTGGAAATCGGTGTGTCCAGCAAGACCTCCCGTGACTCCCTGGTGGCCCAAATCAAAGCTCGAGATGCAGATGATGGGGCCAATGCTGAGCTCACCTTTGCCTTCCTGGAAGAGTCCCAGCAGGACCTGTTCAGCATCAACCCAAGTACTGGGGACATTGTGCTGAGGGGTGACCTTTCTGAAGAGCTGGGACAACTATTCAAGGTCATCCTCACTGTGACAGACAATGGCAGACCTCCTCTGGCCACAACTGCAACAGTCAACTTCCTGGTGACCGCCACTGCTCCGTCCAGTATCCAAGACATAGCgaagcccagctcctgggaaggAAAGGCTTTGCAGTGGGACATCCCTCTGATTGTGATCATTGTCCTGGCAGGCAGCTGCACCCTCCTTCTAGTGGCTATAATCACCATAGCCACCACCTGCAACAGGCGCAAGAAGGGAAACAACATCAAAAGCAACACTGCCTTGAAGGACCAGATAGACATCTCCCACCTGGAGAAGGGCCATCAGGAGGAGGGCAGCCAGAGAGGGAACATGTTTGAGGTACGAACCTTTCCCAGCAAAACCTCTTTCACCAGCCCTGagccctctccagctgctgaagAGATCTCCACCACTGAGAGTGGCAGCGACAGCACTTGCCTCTACGAGGGTCAGAAGAGGCTGAGGGGACAGAGTGGGGAG CAGGGTTTTGCTGCCACTCCAAGCTACAACAAAGAGCCTGCTCCCCCCGTGGCCATTTGGAAGGGACACTCCTTCAATACCATCTCCGGCCGGGAGGCAGAGAAGTTCAGTGGTAAAGACAGCGGCAAAGGCGACAGTGATTTTAATGACAGCGACTCAGATATCAGTGGAGATGCCCTGAAGAAAGATCTCATCACGCACATGCAGAATG GTCTGTGGGCATGCACAGCTGAATGCAAGATTTTGGGGCACTCCGACCGCTGCTGGAGCCCCTCCTGTGGCCGAGCCAACCCTCACCCCTCTCCACATCCTTCAGCACCCCTCTCCACCTTCTGCAAGAGCACATCCTTGCCCAGGGATCCCCTTCGCAGGGACAACTTTTATCAAGCCCAGCTGCCCAAAACAGTCGGGCTTCAGAGCGTCTATGAGAAGGTGCTGCACAGGGACTTTGATCGGACGATCACACTCCTCTCCCCGCCGCGCCCTGCACGGCTCCCTGACCTTCAAGAAATCGGGGTGCCCCTCTTCCCAGCCCCCTCGACTAGATACCTGGGCTCCCAGACTGAGACGACTGAGAAGGCATAG